The region TTCTCGGATACGGTCAAATACTACTATCGTATCATTAAGGGAATAACCCACGACCGTCAATACACCCGCTAGCACGGTTAAATCAAAGTCTAATTGGAATAAAGAAAACACCCCTAATGTAATGATCACATCATGGGCCAATGCCGCAACAGAGCCAACCGCTAAACGCCATTCGAACCGGAACGAGACATAGATAAGAATACAGATAAGCGCGACTAATACAGCTAATCCCCCTTGCTCTGCCAATTCTTTGCCTATTTGTGGGCCAACCACTTCAACTCGTTTTTGAATCACTTGTGGGTCCAGTGCTGTGGCAGCCTCCATGACCTGAGCCACTTGAATGTCAGTCGCCACTGCGGCTTTAACAGGCAGACGCGTTAAAATATCGCGACTAGAACCAAAGTTCTGCACCACTGCCCCATCCGTTTCTTCACTGGTTAATTTCGCACGCAGCGTCTCTAAATCAATGGGGTTAGAAAATTCTAATTCAACAACCGTACCGCCGGTAAAATCCAGCCCCCAATTGATCCCTTTGGTGGCAAGCGAGATCAGAGAGCCACTGACCAATACCAAAGAGAGCATACTGATTGGCACAGCATGACGAAGGAAGTTGATCGTGCCTTTTATTGAT is a window of Shewanella sp. VB17 DNA encoding:
- the secF gene encoding protein translocase subunit SecF, producing the protein MFQILSIKGTINFLRHAVPISMLSLVLVSGSLISLATKGINWGLDFTGGTVVELEFSNPIDLETLRAKLTSEETDGAVVQNFGSSRDILTRLPVKAAVATDIQVAQVMEAATALDPQVIQKRVEVVGPQIGKELAEQGGLAVLVALICILIYVSFRFEWRLAVGSVAALAHDVIITLGVFSLFQLDFDLTVLAGVLTVVGYSLNDTIVVFDRIRENFLKMRKGEPEEIVNTSITQTLSRTIITTGTTLIVVIALFLKGGTMIHGFATALLMGIFVGTFSSIYVASFLAIKLGINREHMMPVEIEKEGADQEALT